In Bacillus oleivorans, the genomic stretch GCTATAAAGGAGATTCCCGATAATCATAAACATAATCGTCGGGTAATATTGTTTCCAGTTCTTCCATTTTCCCCATTTCAATGAAATGAGGAAAAACAAGATCGGATAAATGATTTGCATAAAATTCCCACATTTTCATTATTTTTTTCTATATTTCCCGGTTTTGAAAAACATATTCACTTGATTTCCACGCATATTCTTGAATTTTAGGGATTTCGTAATTGTATAAAAAAGTTAATAAAATCAAATTATAACTCTACATTTTTAATATTGGTGCGTGATCCGAGTGAAGAGTGAAGAAGTCATTAATCAAATGATAAAAGTTTTTACGAATTTTCATCATGCTCATAGTGTTTTAATGGACAATTGGTATGAAATCGTTTTTCTTACTCCCAGATGGTGGTTAGGATTAATTTTAGGGACTATACCTTGGTTTCTTTGGTGGAAGTTTCATAATAAAAATTTTACAGGGGACCTGTTTCGTGCAGGCTTATTTATGGCTGTAATGGCATTGTTACTAGATTCTATCGGGGTTCAGTTAGGATTATGGGTTTACCCCTATGATGTATTTCCCTTTATTCCCGGATATTTTCCGTGGGATCTCACACTTCTGCCTATTTCTGTCATGATTTTTTTAGAAATTAAACCTCATTGGTCACCCATAAAAAAAAGCTTCTTTTATGCGATCGTTTCTGCTTTTGTAGGTGAACCATTAGCCATTATGCTTAAACTGTATGAATCATTACAATGGAACTCGGTTTATTCGTTCCCTGTATATATCGTGTTATTTTTACTTGCTGACAGAATTGCAAGAAGCAAAAAGTTTAACTCTTCCCTATAATGGTCCGTGGTCGATGCAAGCTGTAAAACAAATAACACACATAACACACAAATAATAAGAAATAATATTACTATCCTGCCGACTTATATCGAAAGTGAGAGAATGTGGCTTTTGGAGTCGACTCAAAACCAAGAGTCCCTGGACCTATCGAATCATACCAAGCTAAAAAAGGGGGATCAGTATGTTCAATCAAAATGTATTCCGGCTAGTGTTAGGCAGTACGATTCTATCGAGTATATTTAGTATTGCCATCATTGTATTTTCCGCTTATCATCATATGAAAATCCAGCAGCTGATTAAACAATTTAATCAATCATAATAATCCATTACCCATGATATACATAGAAAAACAGCCAAGAATGTCTTGGCTGCTTATTTTTTCTTACGGACATTATCATTAGGCGAGTCACCAGTGCCGTTTTTAGCTTTACTATTTGGTGTTCCATATATTTGATTATCCTGTGTAACCTTGTTACCTTCTAAAAAGTTATCCTTTGTTTTCATCTTTTTCATCTCCTATTACTGTTTCTCCAATTTTAGGTACACTCACAGGTTTTGAATGGACAGTATCAGTTTTAAATCCAGG encodes the following:
- a CDS encoding CBO0543 family protein, whose translation is MKSEEVINQMIKVFTNFHHAHSVLMDNWYEIVFLTPRWWLGLILGTIPWFLWWKFHNKNFTGDLFRAGLFMAVMALLLDSIGVQLGLWVYPYDVFPFIPGYFPWDLTLLPISVMIFLEIKPHWSPIKKSFFYAIVSAFVGEPLAIMLKLYESLQWNSVYSFPVYIVLFLLADRIARSKKFNSSL